ACTAAGCGAAATTAATCATGTACATTTGATCGAATCACACAAGTTTGTTGGTCCGTCCATGTTTGAAAGCACTGATCACCCATTCCTCGCcacatcttcaacaccaacactgTAATCACTCCCATTCCCACCAATCATCAAGCAGCCAGTAATCTTGGTCGAAGTCTCGTACTCACCCTGCACCAGCCACGTGACCATGCAGTCCATAACGTCCCCGCCGGTAACGGTATGGGTGAGACACGGGTCCTTGAGCATTTCGACGCCGGGAATTCTATGGGTCGTTAGTCTCATCAAAGCCAAAAGTGGAAACGAGAACCTACTTGATGTAGCCACGGTTAACCAGCTTGCCTTTTGTATCATGGAGGTCAACGTGCGTGAGCTTCAAGACATCGACAAAGAGCTGGTTGCGCCAGGTGATCTACGTTGCAATACCCTTGCGTCCACCTGTCTCCTTGAAAGCATTAGAGGAGCCCTTGCTGTCGCCCTCGATGGAACCAGAATACTGAGCCACACCCTTGGCGGAAGGCTCATCAATCAAACCGATAGAAAGGTCCAGTGAGGCCACCTTGAGGCTGAACTTGAGACCAATAGGGAGACCCAGTTTGGCCGAGACCATGAAGTCGCCTTCAAACCGTCCACGGGTTATCAAGGTCTATGTTCTTCCACACAACCTTATTCTCACTGTCGCTGACGGTTTCTTGAGCACCTCTCTTGGTCTCACTGGTCTCGTCTTCAACTATGCCATCATGGCTAGTCTCTTCTTCAAGCAATCCAGTGATCCGACCTGACTGGGGTTCATGAATGTCACTGGCTTCGAGATACGATGGCTCGCAACCATCCCAATGACTCGAACCTGAgccttcatcatctgcgTCCATAGAGCAACTCCTGTGAGTCCCAGTATCTGGCCATCTGCGATCGTCCCAGTAAGGACAGAGGTGCTCAATACCCTCCCAGAGCTTTTCAAAATCGGACCTCTTGTACCTTGAGTCGTATCTTGGTAACCTGGGATAAAGCCTGCGGAATTCCGATAGCCTGTATCCGCAGGTTACGAGGGCAGCATCCCATAGATCACCCCTATATCCACCAACTGGGGTCCATTCGCCCTCACATTCAAACTCGTTTTGGATATATGCTGTCATGGATACCGATCGATGATTGTCGTCGACTGCGTAGACTGAAACCCCTCGCTGGATTAAATAGACCAAGCTTTCCAGCTCGTCACTCGTCGAAGGGTTCCATGCAAAGTAAACGAGAGTGTGGAGGCAAGTGAAGCCCTTCATTAAGGCCATGTAGTTGTTGGTCACACGGCCTTGAATGTTCGCCCCAGCGTCGATGAGGGCAGCCAGGGCATCGCAATTACAATGTCCCCGTGGCCATGAGCCACACACTCGATGTAGCATCGTTCGTCCCATTTCGTCGACTTCGTTAACTGCACCTGAGAGAAATGGAGCGCCATAATGCgtataaaatcttaaagcgGACTGCATTTGTCAGTGGATACTCGGTTTCACATCGCGACTTGAGTCCATACAGCATCCGCTTCGGCGCAGGCTTCCACCAATGGACTGAGGTTCTCGTTTGCATCTAAAAGTGGATCTGCTCCGTGCTGCAGCAGTAGTCTCAGAGTGTCATTCCGATCCAACTGTTGTGCTATTATCAAGGGAGTTCTCTCGATACGGTGGTTGTAACAGCCTATCGCATCGACGTCCAACCCGGCCTCGATAAGAAGTTGGCATATTTCGGGTCATGCTGTGGCAtactgatgatgatgttagTAGTTGTAATGCATGAAGTGACTTGCTGGCGGAGACTTTCATGAAGCAGGCCTGTTCCTCTCTCGTCCTGAACTCTCACATTAGTCTCGCCCTCTGCAAGCATGGCCCGGAACTCGTGGATTCGGCCTTGTCTCACGATATCAAAAACTGGTGAGCCACGCGGAATGATGGGGTTGATAGAAATTCTTGGGATGCTCTGGACGCATTGATCGAAGAGCTGGCCTTGTGTGACGGAAATGTGGATAGTTAGCGCATGATTCGTTGGCCGGAACGAAAGGCCAGCCACAACATCCCCGTGAGATTGTTCCTTGTCTAGGGGGCCCTCAGAGGTCTTTTCGTGTACAAGTCGTTTCCTCTTGTTTGTGGTGATGGTAAGAACTCCACAGTCAATACCTATCTCCTCTCTAAGCCGCTTCTGCTTGATGCCTACGCGTTTGGGCACACTCGTGAGGATGGTCCTGGGACCTTGCATTTTGAACTATTAGCCAGATCATGGTACTTAAAGGGATGACTGTGGCTCGGAGCACACGAATGGGGGAACTCACTGTTAGGGTTGATGGCTATCACTGGAGCGCTATAAATCATCCCCCCGATCATTCGCAGTTCGTCTGGAAGGCTTGGTAGTTCCAGAGGCAGCGAAAGCGTGCTCTGGTCCTTGCAGACTTTGTCTCTTGCCGATTGAATCAGTCGCTCCAGGTCATTAATGATCTGCACCGCATCCTCCGCGTCCAGCGTCGACCCGTTGTTGTCGACCAGGCGAGATAAGCGAGAGACACTCTCCTCCAGCTTGGAGCACGCCTCCATGGCTTCCGGCTCGGCAACGCCCGAGATATCTTGGCGCCTATTTCCGGCAAGCTCCCCTGTCGCTGTTGGGTTGCCATTCTCTGTGCCTTTTTTGTCTAGGGGATCTTGGATTCTttccatcttggccaagaTCTGCTGAATGATGCTTTCAGTTGTCTCAGCCGTGCTCGCATTGATTGAAGAGGTCCTGGCGGTGGCTTCAGCCTGAAGCAGCGTGAGATACAAGTTGATTTGGGTCCCGAAGGCTCGAATTCGGTCCTGGGCCTTCTCAATATTCTTGTCCTTCCGCACAGCGCGAAGTCTCATACGTAGTCGGTCGGCTCGGCTCGTTAAGACAGGATGTAGACTCTTCAGAAGAGCATCGAAGTCGGATAGCGTATTTGCGCAGGTATCCAGGTGTAATTTCAGCGATGCGACGGTCTTGGGCGAAGAAATGTCCAAGGGACATTGTGACAGCCGCTCGAGGAACGTGGATAGTATCTCGACATCTTGGGCGAGCTGAGCAACAGTCTGAGGCGCGTCATTAAAGGTTGATAGGAAGTCTCGAATGCCTTTCGCTGACTTGATGCTCAAATCAATGATGGCGAGCGCACCGGCGACGGCACTGACGCCGTCCATAGTGTTTGTGGTGATGAAAGTGGACAGGTTGGGCAGACTCAGGCTGAAAGATCAACTTTGTCCCCTTGTACGGTCACAGTTTCTCCGCTTCCGTGAAAGCAGGCTGTGCAGAGTGTCGTCTGCCTTGGCTGGCACGGGAGACGAGATAATTGGTGGCTTCAACTTCTCACAGCCTGGTTCGCGATGCCTCACCTCTCGGTTTTATCCCTTTCCACTTTTCTTCCGCTCTACATCTAGGTTTAAAGGTGGTGAGCCTCGTTTCACTCATGATTTGAAGCTCTAGGAGCCTCACTAGAAAGCCTGAAAAAGCGAATCTCGCCATAGCAGAGGCCATCTGCCGGTATTGGCCGGTCAACCTCGGCCCCACAACCGGCACACTTATCTACTTGGGGGCGAGGTCAAGCAGATGTTCTACTGAGCTGAGAGTGGGCATGAAAGCGCCTGTAGTTTGTTTAATATTCTGACACCAAGCTCTATCTATATCAAACGACCCATACCTATCCGAAACCCCCTTCGTCCTTGAAACTTCTGCCCACTTCTCTGAATTTCCCCAACCATGAACAATTTTACCCGCCCTTACCGGATTGCGGCCATCCCTGGAGACGGCATTGGTGTGGAGGTGGTCGAGGTGACTTGGGATAAGAAGCTTGTCGACGCAATGACGACTCACATGGTTCAGaacaatgtgttctttattatagttgaagcccagctcttgatgggttaactgagccagaagacagaCAGTTGGTGAGAGCGATGGCATAACGACATCAAGCAAAGGTTCATACGCAGGGAGCCAGTGTTTACAATGAGGAAATTTCTATTACGAGCAATGAAGTTACAGCATGTTCAACAGAAGAACTGTGTCTGGAAAGGGGTAACAAGAGCGACAGTGGTGGGAGGCACCACCATTTGAGACCCCCAAGAGTGAAGGAAGGACAACATGGCGAAACTCCAACCCAACAAGAGCAAACACACGAAACGAGTGACGACCAAAAAGAACCAACATCGACTTCTGCGTCAAGGATGACAGAAGATAGGCGCCAGCAGCCGTGCAAAGAAGAGGCGCGGCTAGAGACCATCACCCGTTCCCAAACTCGGCCAACCTCCGCATCGCTTCCAGCAGTGATTTGCAATAGCTGAAAAGGGCCGTTTCCAAGGTCTTGGCTTGATCATGCTGCAGTGCGAGAAGGCCTTGGCGCACAGGGTTGATGCTGGCCAGATGCTACGCAACGTTAGTTTCCTCTCAAAGATGGCAACACTGAGTCACACTTACACGCTTCAGAGCTCCCACCGCCATCCACAATTTCACCTTGGAGCGCTTGGAGGAGTTGCACATGACTTTGACTTCTGCTCGCATATCCTTGGTTTTTTTCGTCCATCTCTGAATCGACTTGAGTGTCTTTGAGCGGAGTTCGCAGATGGCTCGTGACTCTCCTCGTGTGTTTCAAAAACAcgcagctcctcgagaaATTCTATCAGTCGGTCCCTCTCATCTTTGCTGGTCTTGATCATATCGATGGTGATTGACAGAAGGGTTCTGTGGTGGCTCCTGGCCCTGTCGTAGGGCTGATCTGTCGTGAACAATCCACAGAAATAAGACGTCTTCGTCTCGTTGCGATCGGCAATGTCGATGATGGACCTCTCGATGTCGATGTGAAATTGAGACAGCTGATCATAGTGCCCAGCGAATCTCAACTTTACGTCAGCCATCAAGCCATCGTGGATCTCCTTGAACAGCTCGGCCTCCTTCATGGCTCGTCGAAATGAGTCCTCCATGGCCGGGGGTAGCGCGAAGTTTCCGTCCATGACATTCAACCGGGTGATGGATGACTTCAGCGTCGTTAGATATTCCGGGATAACAAAAGCCTTCTCGGCAGAGATGGGCGAAATGAACCGGGCTTGGGGAATGGTGGACATTGTCCGGTTCTTTGAATCGGTGCTCCACCAATTCAAAACTGCTGGGTCAACGTTGATGAGCGCCAGGCCGACCGAGGGCCATCCCACTCCTGGCTGAGCCATGGGCGACATCTTCAGAGTACCCCAAAAACCGTCTCCTGCCCCGCGCGGGTCAAGCCATTGGGGGATCTGAATGCAAGCAAACACAAAAAGTGCCCACGGCATCAGGTACTGTACGTTTGGGTTCGAGAGGGCTTGGACGACGAATCTTCCAACATCCCAAAGACCGTTCCCCAGGCCCTGGAAGGGACCGTTTCTTTGGTGCTCCTTGGTGGTTATACCTTCGTTGTCGGAGTTGGAGTCGTTATCGCTGCTCGATTCGTGCTGAGTTCAGGGACAATAGGAAGCTCTACTTGTGAGGCGAAATCGATATTATGAAACCAGCAATCTGGGCAGGAAGACAGACTAACAAGGTGGTATTGGCGATGAGGGTtgcgccaaggccaagcctaGACACTTCAGGGATATTGTATGTTGGTTCTGGACTACACATCCCGCGTCCCACACCCATATCCCAGCTCCCCACTTCTGAGAGGCAGATCAGCTCGGCTACTGCAGAACAAGTGACGGGCTGAGAAAGCCGTTCGGTCTGCGAATAGGACCGAGTTGAACGCCTACCAGCTCAGCAGGCTTAAACGTATCCAGGACGTCGCCCCCTTCCTGCGGGACATTGCCACGCCTAGATTGGACGGCATGCAAGCCAGAGCCAAGCGAGGGGTCCAGCTACTTAAGGAGACAGAGAAGCGCCAAGTAGAGCTTCAAAGTGAGATTGAAAGGACCCTGCGAAACGGCTGGCTCGGTCCAAGAGTCGAGTGGCTAAGCCGCCGGATCATCTGTTATCACTTACCCGACCTGAAGAGCATGGCCCTTCAATGGAGCCATGCTCGCCAATGGCTGGCAGTGGAGTTGGAAAAAGTATTCGAAATCTATCAGGGCCGGCAGGCAGAGTTCAACTTGCTCGACACGCCGCCAAGCAATCTTTCCAAGAAGCAACTTGATGAGTGGTGGTCATGGAAACTTGACATGATTTGGTCGAGATGGTCCTTGGAGGATAGACGCAAATATCCAGAGGGCAAGGAGTCGTTTTGCTGGAGTGAGACGGATTGGAACCCTTACGCATCCACATGGCAGAGGATGCTTGGATGGGTGACGGGTCGAGACAATGTTGACATTCCGTCTCAATGTGGCGACGCGTCAGAGAGACATGGATGACTTGAGCGAGGGTTCTGGACATGTATCTCGGATTGCATGTGTTGGATGATAGCGTCTATAATCTAGACGTTGATAGAAAGGTATGAGTggcttattatagtaatatcaCGGCTGTCCCTCCTTAGCTTTAAGTCTAAATCTCGTGTCCTTTCGCTAGTCTTAGATTTGCACCGAGTTGTCCGGGCTCGGAAGATTGGCTCCTTCAGCCTATCAAACAAGCAACACCGTTTCAAAATCAACCTCAGTATGCAACGCTTCGCAGTCGTGCGGGAGGCATTTTGAGTTAATAGCCAGGCTGGGCAGGCCTCTGGTGCATTTAAACGCGCTGATAATGCTCACCACACTAAGAGCCACTCCAGTGGCCGACCGGCGCTCTCAAACGGACCGGATCTGTCTATTCATCCCCTTCGGCTGCCTCAAGCCTTTCTTTGTTTCTAGCGTTAGTAGAGCTTCCTTGTGTTCTACAACCTTGATTTTCTTAGCTATCACGCCCAGAAAAAAAGCATCCAAGTTTAGCCCAGTGTATGAGTCGGAAGAGATGTCTGTCGCAACGGTTTTTATGAATTAAAAGGAGGCGTGGGTGTTCGATATGTGATACGGTATGTCCTCCAATTACAAGACTATTATCCTAAGATTTGGTCGCGCAGCATGTTATAAACGGAAGTACCATCTGTTTGTACTGGCATCCGATTCAATGATCTTCTAATCCTATTCCCTCGCATACTCCATGCCTCATCACAACTTCGACTTCTCGGCCCAGAAAGGCGCCAGAGATTCTTCCAGCGGGCTTGACTTGGCTTCGTTTCTCTGCTTGGTCGTTTTGAAGATTCTAGGCAAACCTGTCTCCTCAAAGGTAGCACCATCGCGCACCATAGCGGCCAAGCCCTTGCTGGAAAGAAGGATCTTGGGCATACCGTAACCTGTAAACCCTGCCATGATGAACTGTCCAGGCTTTTCCGGGACTTGGCCAACGTGAGGCATAAAGTCTGAGCTATAGCCAAGGACTAAGGCGATAGTCAGCGTTATTGTCATTCTAATGGAGATGCGTATTTGATGTCCAGAGGATCAACTCACTCCCAGTCCAAACCCTGTTGGTCTTCATATCGCTATTCTCCCACCCGCGGAAGGTTCGCTGCATGTAGTTGTCGAAATAAGGGACCGCTTCGTTCACCAGCTCGTCATCACGCACATTGTCGAACCATCGGCGCTTCTTATGCCAGAACGCCTGCCGCGCTCCGCCCACAATGATGCTTCCATCCGCCCGGGGGATGAGATAGTCATTGTTCGCCTTGTCGAATCTGATGCCGTACGTGTTGACAAGGTGAGGTGTTTTCTTGCCTTTGGGACTCTTGAGATGACTACAGATACCTCTAACAGGGGTGATGGCCCGCGTATACTCGGGGAGGATCTGCGATGTGTATGCATTTGTTGTGTGAACCAACTTTGGTGCCTTGATGGTTCCGCGGGCCGTGTAGACAGACCAAAGGCCACCCGAGTCTCGGGTAGATGACACTGACGTAACTGGCGTGTGGGCTTGGATGTTCAGCCCGCTCTTAACCAGCTTTTCAAGTATTTGATGCACCAGCTTGGAAGGCCACAAATGAGCCGCCGTGTACGATATGCAGCACTTGGCATTCTTGACCCCCGAAACCTGCCTCCGATTATTAACTGTGTCCCGTAGCATGAAGCGAACTAAAAATGGTGATTACTCACTCTTTCAGCATCCTCTCGGCCAGTGAAGGCGACATCGGTAAGATTGACGCCCGTATTTCGAGGGAGACCCTTGTAAGTtgcctcaacctcctcggcaTGCGCTGAATCAAGAAAGACGTCTAAAGCCCTCGTCAGATGAAAATCGCAATCCAGCTTCTCACTCTCCACAAGGTCTTTGACGGCATAGACGTGTGACGCCTCAAATGCAGCAAGTTCCGCTGTCGCCGCCTCGCCAAAAAGCTTGGTGAATTTGGGAATGTCCGAGAACGTGTCAGGCTTGACATGCCCGCCATTGCGCCCAGTGGCACCAGAGCATATCTTTCTCGCCTCTAGCAGCACAATCGAGGGAGGGTTGGGGTTGTCCTTGAGGAGAAAGTATGCAGTAGCGACACCGGAAAGACCAGACCCAATAATCACGACGTCGGCCTTGGCGGGCAGCTCGGGTGTGCTTCGATAGTCATCGAGCTTCTTGGGTTCAGAATTCCAGAAGGAAGATGTGGGATTCGCGACTGGCGCACGATCAGTTGCGTTGGAGCCCATTGTTCAATGCTGTATTTCAGTTCGCTTGCTAGTGGGAAGCAATGGAGGAAGAACAGAGTTTAAAAGACGCCGTCTGAAGAAAGATATCAAGTTTGGCCAAGCCACAGGCGCCGGATAGACACGCAGCCCGCTGGAGACACCGGGCCC
This region of Fusarium falciforme chromosome 5, complete sequence genomic DNA includes:
- a CDS encoding Helo-like-N domain-containing protein, giving the protein MDGVSAVAGALAIIDLSIKSAKGIRDFLSTFNDAPQTVAQLAQDVEILSTFLERLSQCPLDISSPKTVASLKLHLDTCANTLSDFDALLKSLHPVLTSRADRLRMRLRAVRKDKNIEKAQDRIRAFGTQINLYLTLLQAEATARTSSINASTAETTESIIQQILAKMERIQDPLDKKGTENGNPTATGELAGNRRQDISGVAEPEAMEACSKLEESVSRLSRLVDNNGSTLDAEDAVQIINDLERLIQSARDKVCKDQSTLSLPLELPSLPDELRMIGGMIYSAPVIAINPNSEFPHSCAPSHSHPFKTILTSVPKRVGIKQKRLREEIGIDCGVLTITTNKRKRLVHEKTSEGPLDKEQSHGDVVAGLSFRPTNHALTIHISVTQGQLFDQCVQSIPRISINPIIPRGSPVFDIVRQGRIHEFRAMLAEGETNVRVQDERGTGLLHESLRQQVTSCITTTNIIITQQLDRNDTLRLLLQHGADPLLDANENLSPLVEACAEADASALRFYTHYGAPFLSGAVNEVDEMGRTMLHRVCGSWPRGHCNCDALAALIDAGANIQGRVTNNYMALMKGFTCLHTLVYFAWNPSTSDELESLVYLIQRGVSVYAVDDNHRSVSMTAYIQNEFECEGEWTPVGGYRGDLWDAALVTCGYRLSEFRRLYPRLPRYDSRYKRSDFEKLWEGIEHLCPYWDDRRWPDTGTHRSCSMDADDEGSGSSHWDGCEPSYLEASDIHEPQSGRITGLLEEETSHDGIVEDETSETKRGAQETVSDSDFMVSAKLGLPIGLKFSLKVASLDLSIGLIDEPSAKGVAQYSGSIEGDSKGSSNAFKETGGRKGIAT
- a CDS encoding DAO domain-containing protein, with the translated sequence MGSNATDRAPVANPTSSFWNSEPKKLDDYRSTPELPAKADVVIIGSGLSGVATAYFLLKDNPNPPSIVLLEARKICSGATGRNGGHVKPDTFSDIPKFTKLFGEAATAELAAFEASHVYAVKDLVESEKLDCDFHLTRALDVFLDSAHAEEVEATYKGLPRNTGVNLTDVAFTGREDAERVSGVKNAKCCISYTAAHLWPSKLVHQILEKLVKSGLNIQAHTPVTSVSSTRDSGGLWSVYTARGTIKAPKLVHTTNAYTSQILPEYTRAITPVRGICSHLKSPKGKKTPHLVNTYGIRFDKANNDYLIPRADGSIIVGGARQAFWHKKRRWFDNVRDDELVNEAVPYFDNYMQRTFRGWENSDMKTNRVWTGILGYSSDFMPHVGQVPEKPGQFIMAGFTGYGMPKILLSSKGLAAMVRDGATFEETGLPRIFKTTKQRNEAKSSPLEESLAPFWAEKSKL